From Papaver somniferum cultivar HN1 unplaced genomic scaffold, ASM357369v1 unplaced-scaffold_99, whole genome shotgun sequence, the proteins below share one genomic window:
- the LOC113346425 gene encoding CBS domain-containing protein CBSCBSPB3-like, protein MSSQVINPPRRNHLSTKRGGPGPSTVKKAVLTDNGSSNGNGINGNSTKPTSPPHQSSVGGERTVKKLRLSKALTIPEGTTVSDACRRMAARRVDAVLLTDANALLSGIVTDKDIATRVIAEGLRPEQTIVSKVMTRSPVFVASDSLAIEALQKMVQGKFRHLPVVENGEVIALLDITKCLYDAISRMEKAAEQGSAIAAAVGGVERQWGKDLSGPYAFIETLRERMFKPSLSTIITENTKVAIVSPSDPVYVAAKKMRDLRVNSVIITTGNKPQGILTSKDVLMRVVAQNLSPELTLVEKVMTSDPECATLETTILDALHIMHDGKFLHLPVVDKDGCVVACIDVLQITHAAISMVEGSSGAVNDMATTMMQKFWDSALALDPPEDDYDTQSEMSAFMASDSVEQGKSYPSLGLGNSFAFKFEDRKGGVHRLNCGTENLEELVSTVMQRIGTDSDQDRPQFLYEDDEGDKVLLTTDSDLAAAISHARTTGLKVLRLHLEYSESPKSRKKQLQEKALDTTASGTKTGFGTLQTGILAGTMVLTGLAVVVYLKRSKG, encoded by the exons ATGAGCAGTCAAGTTATTAATCCACCAAGAAGAAATCATCTCTCTACAAAACGCGGTGGTCCTGGTCCATCGACGGTGAAAAAAGCTGTTTTGACTGACAACGGAAGCAGCAACGGCAACGGCATCAATGGGAACTCTACAAAACCAACTTCTCCTCCTCATCAATC GTCTGTTGGTGGAGAAAGGACGGTGAAGAAGTTGAGATTATCGAAAGCGTTAACTATACCTGAAGGAACTACTGTATCTGATGCTTGTCGAAGGATGGCTGCTCGTAGAGTTGATGCAGTTCTTCTTACTGATGCTAATGCTTTACTCTCTGGAATTGTTACTGACAAG GATATTGCAACTAGAGTCATTGCTGAAGGGTTAAGGCCGGAACAGACGATAGTTTCCAAAGTAATGACAAGGAGTCCAGTATTTGTGGCATCTGATTCATTAGCTATCGAGGCTTTGCAGAAGATGGTTCAGG GAAAATTCAGGCATCTTCCTGTTGTTGAAAATGGTGAAGTTATTGCACTGTTAGATATTACAAAGTGTCTATATGATGCTATATCCAGGATGGAGAAGGCTGCAGAACAAGGTAGTGCAATTGCAGCTGCTGTGGGAGGGGTGGAACGTCAGTGGGGAAAGGATTTATCTG GGCCATATGCTTTCATAGAAACTCTCAGGGAGCGGATGTTTAAGCCTTCATTATCTACCATTATCACTGAAAACACCAA GGTTGCAATTGTCTCACCCTCGGATCCTGTTTATGTGGCTGCGAAAAAAATGCGAGATCTTAGAGTCAATTCAGTGATAATCACAACAGGAAACAAGCCACAGGGAATACTTAC TTCGAAGGATGTGCTTATGCGAGTCGTGGCTCAGAATCTTTCCCCTGAATTAACTCTAGTGGAAAAG GTTATGACATCTGACCCTGAATGTGCAACGTTAGAGACAACAATTCTCGATGCATTGCATATAATGCATGATGGCAAGTTTTTACATCTTCCTGTTGTAGATAAAG ATGGGTGTGTTGTTGCGTGCATCGATGTTCTGCAGATAACTCATGCCGCAATTTCTATG GTTGAGGGTAGCTCTGGAGCTGTCAATGACATGGCAACCACAATGATGCAGAAGTTCTGGGATTCTGCCCTCGCTTTAGACCCACCTGAAGATGATTATGACACGCAAAG TGAAATGTCCGCATTTATGGCGTCAGATAGTGTAGAACAAGGGAAGTCTTATCCGTCTCTTGGTTTAGGAAATTCATTTGCCTTCAAATTTGAGGATCGTAAGGGTGGTGTACATCGGCTCAATTGCG GTACTGAGAATTTGGAGGAGCTTGTATCTACCGTTATGCAGAGGATAGGAACTGACAGTGATCAAGATCGTCCACAGTTTTTG tatgaagatgatgaaggagatAAAGTGCTGCTTACAACAGATAGTGACCTTGCTGCGGCTATTAGCCACGCTCGGACAACGGGTTTGAAG GTCTTAAGGTTGCACCTTGAGTATTCTGAATCACCTAAATCCAGAAAGAAGCAATTACAAGAAAAAGCATTGGACACTACAGCAAGTGGTACAAAGACTGGATTTGGGACTCTTCAAACTGGAATTTTGGCAGGTACAATGGTGTTGACAGGACTAGCTGTAGTGGTGTACTTGAAGCGATCCAAGGGTTAA